In Nerophis ophidion isolate RoL-2023_Sa linkage group LG03, RoL_Noph_v1.0, whole genome shotgun sequence, the following are encoded in one genomic region:
- the LOC133548935 gene encoding tetratricopeptide repeat protein 9A → MSNMSVIQAAHDAGGPNRAEAGSGGGPPRQTPTGGGGRSRDVRQQQQHQQRQQQGGTMLKQAGHSEPADVVKRALDFKCQGSQCYKDKKYREAIGKYHRALLEMKGLCRVLGDPDGAGAKSPSPLLAAFCKSGPLTEEQQGAMENAELECYNSLAACLLQMELVNYERVKEYCLKVLHKEGKNFKALYRSGVAYYHLGDFQKALHYLKESHKQEPSDTNVIRYIQLTEMKIRRNAQREKKDTT, encoded by the exons ATGTCCAACATGAGTGTGATCCAGGCCGCGCACGACGCCGGCGGCCCCAACAGGGCGGAGGCAGGCAGCGGGGGCGGCCCCCCGAGGCAGACACCCACCGGCGGCGGCGGTCGGAGCAGAGATGtccggcagcagcagcagcatcaaCAGCGGCAGCAGCAGGGCGGCACCATGCTGAAGCAGGCCGGCCACAGCGAGCCCGCCGACGTGGTGAAGCGGGCTCTGGACTTCAAGTGCCAGGGCAGCCAGTGTTACAAGGACAAGAAGTACCGGGAGGCCATCGGCAAATATCACCGGGCGCTGCTGGAGATGAAGGGGCTGTGCAGGGTGCTGGGGGACCCGGATGGAGCGGGAGCCAAGTCCCCGTCTCCTCTCCTGGCCGCCTTCTGCAAGTCCGGCCCGCTGACGGAGGAGCAGCAAGGAGCCATGGAGAACGCCGAGCTGGAGTGTTACAATAGTCTCGCAG CTTGCCTCCTGCAGATGGAGCTGGTGAACTACGAGCGCGTGAAGGAGTACTGCCTGAAGGTGCTGCACAAGGAGGGCAAGAACTTCAAGGCCTTGTACCGCTCGGGCGTGGCTTACTACCACCTGGGAGACTTCCAGAAGGCGCTGCACTACCTGAAGGAGTCGCACAAGCAGGAGCCTTCAG ACACTAACGTCATTCGGTACATCCAGCTGACGGAGATGAAGATTCGCCGCAACGCTCAAAGAGAAAAGAAGGACACCACATAA
- the med6 gene encoding mediator of RNA polymerase II transcription subunit 6: protein MASVDFRDNLLGISWVDSSLVPNLNPSSVLEYFSERSNPFYDRTCNNEMVKMQRLSLEHLNQMVGVEYILLHAQEPILYIVRKQQRQSPTQVIPLADYYIIIGVVYQAPDLGTVISSRALSAVHGIQSAFDEAMSYCRYHPSKGYWWHFKDQEEREKAKPKSKKKEEPGSLFQRHRVDTLLLDLRAKFPPTFYQPKPGEKPIPVEVKKEPEPLTETVKQEEREQATKSAAPAPASKPPPEKRARLQ from the exons ATGGCGTCGGTGGATTTCAGAG ACAACCTGCTGGGCATCTCCTGGGTGGACAGCAGTCTGGTGCCTAATCTAAACCCCTCAAGTGTGCTGGAGTATTTCTCTGAGAGAAGTAACCCCTTTTACGACAGAACTTGCAACAACGAGATGGTGAAGATGCAGAGGCTCTCCCTGGAACACCTCAA TCAGATGGTGGGAGTGGAGTACATTCTTCTCCATGCACAAGAGCCGATTCTTTACATTGTCCGCAAGCAACAGAGACAGTCCCCCACTCAAG TGATTCCATTGGCTGACTACTACATCATAATAGGAGTGGTCTATCAGGCACCAGATCTTGGCACTGTCATCAGCTCCAGAGCG CTCTCTGCTGTTCATGGAATCCAGTCTGCGTTTGACGAAGCCATGTCGTACTGTCGCTACCACCCTTCCAAAGGATACTGGTGGCACTTCAAGGACCAGGAGGAGAGAG aAAAAGCCAAGCCTAAGTCTAAAAAGAAAGAGGAGCCCGGGTCGCTGTTTCAAAGACACCGCGTGGACACACTCCTGTTGGACCTCAGGGCCAAGTTTCCACCGACTTTCTATCAG CCAAAGCCAGGAGAGAAGCCCATTCCAG TGGAAGTGAAGAAAGAGCCGGAACCACTCACAGAAACGGTCAAACAAGAAGAACGGGAGCAGGCCACAAAGTCGGCGGCCCCCGCACCTGCAAGCAAGCCCCCTCCTGAGAAACGAGCCAGGCTGCAATGA